The Paracoccus sp. MC1862 genome includes a window with the following:
- a CDS encoding IS256 family transposase: MTDDRLPLAELAAKSGDPDFLRLIAENVLQLIMEADVDGLIGAGRYERGETRQTWRNGYRERSLDTRLGTLNLKIPKMRSGAYFPGFLEPRKTVEKALVAVIQEAWINGVSTRKVDDLVQAMGMTGISKSSVSKLCKDIDERVNAFLGRPLAGDWPYLWLDATYLKVREGGRIVSVAAIIAVAVSTDGKREIVGLHIGPSEAEPFWTSFLRDLVRRGLTGVKLVISDAHEGLKAAITRVLGATWQRCRVHAMRNALAYVPKGQHTMVAAAIRQAFIQPDHDNAVQTWRHVADQLRARWPKLGTFMDDAEADVLAYMAFPAQHRTKLHSTNPLERLNKEVKRRADVVGIFPNEDSIVRLIGAVLLEANDEWQLQHRYMQVEAMADLSPPASEEEKPLQITPRAA; encoded by the coding sequence ATGACCGACGACAGACTACCGCTGGCCGAACTTGCTGCGAAGAGCGGCGATCCCGATTTCCTGCGCCTCATTGCCGAGAACGTGCTGCAGCTGATCATGGAGGCCGATGTCGACGGCCTGATCGGCGCTGGCCGCTACGAGCGCGGCGAGACCCGCCAGACCTGGCGCAACGGCTATCGCGAGCGCTCGCTCGACACCCGGCTTGGCACGCTGAACCTGAAGATCCCGAAGATGCGCTCCGGGGCCTATTTTCCTGGCTTCCTGGAGCCGCGGAAGACGGTCGAGAAGGCGCTGGTCGCCGTCATCCAGGAGGCGTGGATCAATGGCGTCTCGACGCGCAAGGTCGATGATCTGGTGCAGGCCATGGGCATGACCGGTATCTCGAAATCGTCTGTCTCCAAGCTGTGCAAGGACATCGACGAGCGGGTGAATGCCTTCCTCGGGCGTCCTCTCGCCGGCGACTGGCCCTATCTGTGGCTCGACGCTACCTACCTGAAGGTGCGCGAGGGTGGGCGCATCGTCTCGGTGGCGGCGATAATCGCAGTGGCCGTCAGCACGGACGGAAAGCGCGAGATCGTCGGGCTGCATATCGGCCCGTCCGAGGCCGAGCCGTTCTGGACCAGCTTTCTGCGCGATCTGGTGCGTCGTGGGCTGACCGGTGTGAAGCTGGTCATCTCCGATGCCCACGAAGGGCTGAAGGCCGCCATCACCCGCGTGCTCGGCGCAACCTGGCAAAGATGCCGGGTTCACGCCATGCGCAACGCGCTCGCCTACGTTCCCAAGGGCCAGCACACCATGGTCGCGGCCGCGATCCGGCAGGCCTTCATCCAGCCCGATCACGACAACGCGGTGCAGACATGGCGCCATGTCGCCGATCAGCTCCGCGCCAGATGGCCGAAGCTGGGAACCTTCATGGACGACGCCGAAGCCGACGTGCTCGCCTACATGGCCTTCCCGGCGCAGCATCGCACCAAGCTGCACAGCACGAACCCACTGGAGCGGCTGAACAAGGAAGTGAAGCGCCGCGCCGATGTCGTCGGCATCTTCCCCAACGAGGACAGCATCGTCCGCCTGATCGGAGCCGTCCTCCTCGAAGCCAACGACGAGTGGCAGCTTCAGCACCGATACATGCAGGTCGAGGCCATGGCCGACCTGAGCCCGCCAGCAAGCGAGGAGGAAAAACCGCTTCAGATTACACCGAGAGCCGCCTGA
- a CDS encoding transposase: MRNRAGAAHHGRISKVGRSHARAMLVEAAWAAAKAPGPLYAFFVRIRARRGHQVAAVALARKLTVLCWHLLTKEQDYLWARPALVAKKARDMELQAGLPQKKGNRRGPAYAYNVKELRAQEADLARQAERTYEQFVARWKTRPPKAPASPPNPVPRSE; encoded by the coding sequence TTGCGCAACAGAGCCGGCGCGGCGCATCATGGCCGCATCAGCAAGGTGGGGCGCAGCCACGCGCGAGCAATGCTGGTCGAGGCGGCCTGGGCCGCGGCGAAGGCGCCGGGGCCGCTGTATGCCTTCTTCGTCAGGATCCGGGCGAGGCGCGGGCATCAGGTCGCGGCGGTCGCGCTGGCGCGCAAGCTGACGGTGCTTTGCTGGCATCTGCTCACGAAGGAGCAGGATTATCTCTGGGCGCGCCCGGCGCTGGTCGCCAAGAAGGCGCGCGACATGGAACTGCAAGCTGGGCTGCCGCAGAAGAAAGGCAACCGACGCGGCCCGGCCTACGCCTACAACGTGAAGGAACTGCGGGCGCAGGAGGCCGACCTGGCGCGGCAGGCCGAGAGAACCTACGAGCAGTTCGTGGCGCGCTGGAAGACGCGACCCCCCAAGGCACCGGCAAGCCCGCCGAACCCTGTCCCACGATCAGAGTAA
- a CDS encoding recombinase family protein — protein MTARNHTQNYTTLTDATQVLGNLESQKRQYQMAEAARDTGFAEVRVIDEDLGRSGSGQIARPGFQRLVAEVCAGTVGAVYCIEASRLARNGRDWHHLIDLCALTGALVVDPEGVYDPRLMNDRLLLGLKGTMSEYELSLLRQRGLAARDAKARRGELRFTLPPGFCWSEDDRIEMDPDERVQQAIRLIFAKFRELGSGRQVFLWLRAADLHLPVVLRNGALRKIAWRKPAYHSVMQVLHSPIYAGAYAFGRTGNRTGVVDGQARKTSGHHRALEDWSVLIKDNHEGYLDWRAYEENCRMLEENAHMQKRTARKSGRGGQALLSGMARLRAAAG, from the coding sequence ATGACGGCCCGGAACCATACCCAAAATTACACCACGTTGACGGACGCTACCCAGGTCCTTGGCAATCTGGAGAGCCAAAAGCGGCAATACCAGATGGCCGAAGCTGCCCGCGACACAGGCTTCGCGGAGGTCCGGGTGATCGACGAAGATCTGGGGCGCTCCGGTTCCGGTCAGATCGCGCGGCCGGGCTTCCAGCGCCTGGTTGCGGAAGTGTGTGCCGGGACGGTGGGCGCGGTCTATTGCATCGAGGCTTCGCGCCTCGCCCGCAATGGCCGCGACTGGCATCACCTGATCGATCTGTGCGCCCTGACGGGAGCCTTGGTGGTCGACCCGGAGGGGGTCTACGATCCCCGCCTGATGAACGATCGGCTGCTGCTCGGGCTCAAGGGAACGATGTCGGAATACGAACTGAGCCTCCTTCGCCAGCGTGGGCTGGCAGCCCGAGACGCGAAGGCGAGACGGGGCGAGCTGCGCTTCACCCTGCCGCCGGGCTTCTGCTGGAGTGAGGACGACAGGATCGAGATGGATCCCGATGAGCGGGTCCAGCAGGCCATCCGCCTGATCTTCGCCAAGTTCCGCGAGCTTGGCAGCGGGCGGCAGGTGTTCCTGTGGCTGCGTGCGGCGGATCTCCATCTGCCGGTGGTGCTGCGTAACGGCGCCTTGCGGAAGATTGCATGGCGCAAGCCCGCCTATCACAGCGTGATGCAAGTTCTGCACAGCCCGATCTATGCTGGCGCTTATGCCTTCGGGCGGACCGGGAACCGGACAGGGGTGGTGGATGGGCAAGCGCGCAAGACCAGCGGTCACCACCGGGCGCTCGAGGACTGGAGCGTGCTGATCAAGGACAACCACGAGGGATATCTCGACTGGCGCGCCTACGAGGAGAACTGCCGCATGCTGGAAGAGAACGCGCATATGCAAAAACGCACGGCCCGCAAATCGGGACGTGGCGGACAGGCGCTGTTGTCGGGCATGGCCCGGTTGCGCGCTGCGGCAGGATGA